ATTACCCGCATGACCGGTATGAGATTATTGTCATCAACGATAATTCATCAGACAACAGCGCCGAGCTGCTGGCTGCTATCCGGGAGCGGAATCCGCTGCGCAATCTGATCATTATTAATACAGACGCCGTCACAGGCGGCAAAGGGAAATCCAATGCGCTCAACATCGGCTTCACCCGCAGCAGCGGGGAGCTGATTGCGATCTATGATGCCGATAATACGCCGGAGCGCACGGCGCTGAAATATCTGGTGGCAGAGATTATGAATGATGCCTCCCTGGGGGCGGTAATCGGCAAGTTCAGAACCCGCAACCGGGATGCCAGCCTGCTGACCCGGTTCATTAATATCGAGACCCTGTCCTTCCAGTGGATGGCGCAGGCGGGGCGCTGGAAGCTGTTCAAGCTCTGTACAATCCCGGGAACGAACTTCATTATGCGCCGGAGCATTGTCGAGAGCATCGGCGGCTGGGATGTGAAGGCGATTGCCGAGGATACGGAGATCAGCTTCCGCATCTATATGATGGGCTACCGGATCAAGTTCCAGCCGAAGTCGGTCACCTGGGAGCAGGAGCCGCAGACGGTGAAGGTATGGTTCAAGCAGCGGACACGCTGGGCGAAGGGCAACATCTATGTCATTGTGAAGAACCTTCCGCTCCTCATCGACCGGAAGGCGGCGAAGATCCGCTTCGATATTCTGTATTATGTCTCGATCTACTTTCTGCTGCTGATTTCGCTGGTCACCTCCGATATTCTGCTCGTGCTGCATGCCATGGGGTATGTACATACGACCATCGCCGGACTCAGCAGTTTCCTGTGGCTGCTCGCCATTGTGCTGTTCGTGGTGGGGATCTTCGTTACCCTGACCACAGAGAAGGGCGAGATGAGCCTGTCGAACCTGTGGATCATTCTGCTGATGTACGTATCGTATTGCCAGCTCTGGATGGTAGTGGCCGCTTACGGGCTGTACAACTATTTCAAAGACGTTATTTTCAAACGGGAAGCCAAGTGGTACAAAACCGAGCGTTACTAGTGCGCCGGAGGTCCAGAAATAAGATGTCAGGAGATACGGAACATGATGAAAAAACAGATCCTAACAGTGCTGCTCTGCCTCTCCCTCTTCCTGGTTCAAATCCCTGCGGCGCAGGCGGCGGTGCTTCCCGGTGAAGCCGGAGCAACGTATGAGACGCTGTTCACGGGCAGCGATGTCTCGCTGAGGGGCGCAAGCTCCCAGCAGCAGTTCTTCACAGTCATGGATTATTGGAATGTGGATAAAGTGATGATCAATCTGCAATTCCAGACCTCACAGATCAGTGAGGATACGCTGTCGAGCGTAACACTGTCGCTGAACGGCATTCCGTTCTATTCCTTCCGGCCGTCCCTGGATAATAACGGGCAGCAGAGCCTGAGCGTGGAAGCGCCCAAAGGGTTCCTGACGAAGGGGAGTAACACGCTAAGGATACAGGGGAGCTTAAGAACCACGACAGGCGGCTATGAGCTGTGCAATATCGATGATATGCAGGACAGCTGGCTGCATCTGTTCAACACCTCGAATATTGCTGTGAATTATACGCCGAAGCCCATTACTGGAGGCATTCAGGATTTCAGTGCCAGATTCTCAGGAATGGATACGGTAAAAAATGAACAAAGCCTGCTCGCCGTGCCGCAAAATGCCAGCGGGGCTGAGCTTGAGAGCGCTACCTACGCCCTCTCGGGATTCGCCAAAGGCAACACGCTGAACGACAGAACCATTCCGCTGCTGCCTTACCGCGAGGATACCGTCAAAGACAAGAGTGCAGTAGTGCTGGTAGCTACGTATGATCATCTGCCGGAACGAGTGAAGAAGCTGGTAAGTACGGCGGACGACCTTGGCACCCATGCGGTTATTCAGCTGGTGAACAAGGATTCCCTGCCTACGCTGGTGGTGACCTCGAGGGACGAGAGCCTGCTGATCAAGGCCGGACGGCTGATGGCCAGCCGGGAGCTGATGAGCCAGCTCCGCAAGGATCTGAAGGTTGTTACTAATGCTACCGATGTAGTGAATCCTGCGCCGGCCATCAGCTCGAACATTACGTTCACGGAAACAGGGGACAAGCTCACCGGGCCGAATCATCAGGAGCAGACGTATTTCGTCTCCCTCCCGTCCAACCGCTCCATTGCGGATGACGGCAGAATCAGCCTGGATTTCCGGTATGCGGCGAATCTGGACTTCAACCGTTCCCTGGTGACGGTGAGCATCAATAATACGCCCATCGGCAGCAAGAAGCTGACGAAGGAGCTGGCGAACGGCGATGTGCTGAATCTGAATGTGCCGCAGAGCCTGAATATCTCCGGCAACTTCACCGTGACGGTGGCCTTCGATCTGGAGCTTGCCAGCATGCTCTGTACACCGAACAAGGAGCAGATGCCGTGGGCCTATATCAGCAAGGAATCACTGATGCGCCTGAACACGAAGGACCGCACCGACCTCCTGCTGAGCAATTACCCTTATCCGTTCCTGCGGGACGGCATCTTCAACCGTGTGGCGGTGGTACTGCCGAAGGAGAAGGATGACTACACCTACCGGAGCCTCGGGAATGTCTTCAATATGCTCGGGCAGTTTGCCGGAGGAAATACCGGCGATGTCCACTTTTACAGCGATAACGCAACAGCGGATAACCTGAAGGACAACAATATTATTGCGATCGGGAGCTATAAGAATAATAAGGTGATCCGTGACAACAACGGCAAGCTCTTTTTCAAGTATAACAAAGACGGTCTGGCCCTCCTCTCCAATGAGAAAATCGCCCTGGACGAGCAGTACGGAGCCGCCATCGGCACGCTCCAGCTCCTGGAATCCCCTTATGAGAGCGGACGCGGCCTGCTTGCGGTCACTGCGGTCAGCTCTGAAAGCTACTTCGTAGTCTCCAAGCTGATCGGGAGCGAGAAGGACAGGTGGAGGGTGTACGGTGACGGCGTTATAGCGGATAAGGACGGCACGGTAAATGCCTACCGCTTCAAGACGGTCTCCGGCGCCAAGCCGGACTCTCTGGTCTCGCGGGTGATGGAGCGCAGCGATGTACTGGGCTTCGTGACCGCAGCGGTGATGATCGTGACGCTGGTGGTCGTGGCGCTGATTCTGATGCTGCGCAAACATAAGAAGAAACGTGGTGATCAAGCGTGAGACGTAACCGCAGCAGTCTAACCTCGGATCTGGGCTTCCTGGCCTTTCTGGTTCTGATCTTCGCCTGCATCGTATATATCGCGGGCTCACCGGATAACTACGTCCAGAACATTATTATTCTGAATGTATCGTTCATCCTGGCGCTGGTCACGTATTTCACCACGGTCACGGCGGGACTGACGCTAAATCTGGCGTTTGTCTTCGGCTACGGCTTCTTCGTGGTCTATCAGACGGTATCGCAGGGCGCATCGATCGGTGTAGAGACGTATTTCTGGCTGATTATGACCCCGCTGCTTACGGTGGTGCTGTGGGTCTTCACCTCAAGCACCCGCGAGCTGCAGGCGGAGAATGAACGGCTGCTGAAGCGTACGAATAATCTGGCTGCGGTGGATGAGAATACGGATCTGCGCAACAGTATTTCTTTTCAGAAGGACGCCAGTCTGTTCACCGGCATCTCGGTCCGTTATAAAATCCCGCTGACGCTGCTTGTGGTGAAGGTGAAGTACTGGAATGAAATCCGCCGACTGATCCCGGAAGAGCAGCTGTCCGAAGCCATCTATGATGTCTCCCAGCTCAGCCAGTCGAGCATTCGTACCAATGATGCGCTGTATCTGCTGGACAAGGAGGATGCTACCTGGGGCCTTCTGCTCTTCACGGACCGGGAAGGGGCCAAGATTGTCATTGAGCGGATCAAACAGCGGCTGCAGGAGCTGAATGACTCAGAGTTCTCCGGCAAGTACAAGGTCACCTTGGGGCTGAAGATCGGTGCGGTGGAATATGCGGCGGACACCATCGAGAATCCGCTGGATTTCATTGTCCAGGCCAAAAAGGAACTGGAATACGATGTATAATGAGTGGGAGCAGGAAGTCCTGCAACCAATCTGACAGGAGGACTGGACGATGGATTTGGGTCTTGAGGGGACAGTCCCTGCTGATCGACGGCGGAATGGTGAAATCGCTCTAGGACAGGCTCTTGACTCAGCGGCTCATTTCACTTATGATAGTATGGCGTGTAAAAATCGGAAGATTTACGCATCTCCCTTTGTCTAACCGGATTTTTCAAATAGACCAAGAGATGGCTTCAATACTTCTTCATAAGTTGTATCCGTACGGAAAGGAGGTTACTACAATGAAACAAGGCATACACCCTAAGTTCAACCAGGTTATTTTCTTCGATGCTAGCGTAGGCTACAAATTCCTTAGCTCATCCACCAAATCATCCGGTGAAACTATGGAATGGGAAGACGGCAACTCTTACCCGGTGATCCGTGTAGACTCCAGCTCTGCATCCCACCCGTTCTACACAGGTAAACAAAGAGATACCGAAACTGGCGGCCGCGTTGACAAGTTCAAACAACGTCTCGCTCAGAAGAAATAATGGTATTACTATAGAGGATATTCCCGCATCCATGCAGATGGTGAAGGAGTATCCTCTTTGTTTTGCGTACTTACTTTTGTAAGAATGATTCATTTGTACGAAAGAGTAGGATATAATAAGGCAAAGCAATCTCAAAAATAGGAGAAATATGACATGCCGTGGATGCAGGGTTATCCGTTTTACTTGGTAATGGGCAGCGTTCTAAGTCTCTACATGGGCATCGGTTCTTACAAGCACCGCCATACACCAGGAAGATGCTATTTATGGATTTTGATGCTGCTGGTCAGCATGATCTTCGCAGCTACGGCCGGAGAGATTCTATCGGGTTCCTTCGGGGCGAAGCTATGGTGGAAGAATGTGCAGCAGGGCCCGCTTTTTTTGAGTGCGATCTTCAGCTATGCGGTTATTAAAGAGTATGTGTCCCGTTCCTCTGAGGGTTTGTCCAAGAGGCTTATTTACTTTTGTATCCCGGTGGTGCTTGATGTGCTGCTGATCTTCACTGACTCCTACCATCATCTGATGCGCAGCGGGGTCGGACTGGCTACGGTGGCGGGGGTTACCGGAATTGTAGTGGAGCCCACCGTGCTCAGCATGATCCTCATCGCGTACGATCAGCTATTCGGACTGTATGCTGTATATCTGCTGGCCATCTCTCTCCTGAATGGGCCTAAGTATTATTTCCGCCATAATGCGCTGCTGTTATTCAGTCTGCTGGTACCGGTCCTGTCGGTGTTCCTGCTTCCGCTGCTGCAGATTACGATTACAGGCTTCACAGCCTTCACCTACCTGCCCCCTATCGTGGCCGCTTACCTCACCTTGTTCCGCGATCCCAGATTGTCGTTATATCCGCTGGCTAAGAATAAAATCTTCGAGAATATGAAGGACGGCATCGTCCTGACGGACCGCTACGATTACATCATGGATGTGAATGAGGCGGCGGACGCTATGCTCTCCGAGCTGCTGGAGGAGAAGCCGGAGACCTGGATGGGCACTAGCATTCAGCCGCTGCTCAGGCAGCACGGGCAGTTGTCTGCCTGCTATGCGGAGCGGCGGGAGGGGCAGTTTGAAATCGAGCCTCCCGGCCGGAGCGGGTCCTGTTATGGAGTGGCGCTCATTGCTACGGAGCAGGTCCGGGGGAAGGGAGCGGGGATGCTGCTGGTCTTCAGTGATCTTAGCGAGAAGAAGAGGTATGAGCGGGAGCTGCTGCATCAGGCCACGGTGGATGATCTGACCGGGCTGTACAACCGCAGGCATTTCATGAGACTGGTACAGAATTACTCTGCGCAGATCGGTGCGGGTATGGCCTTGCTGCTGTTCGACATCGATGATTTCAAATTAATTAATGATACATACGGACACATGGCGGGTGATCAGGCGCTGGTGGATTTGTCCGGAAAAATTATGCAGGTATATCATAACAAAGGGATTGCGGGGCGCGTGGGAGGCGAAGAGTTCGCCGTCTGCTTCTCCGCCGGCAATGAAGCTGCGGCCTTGAAGGAGGCAGAGAGCTTCCGCACCGCTATGGGCGAGCACATCGTTGAGCTGGATGGAGGGCATCACATCCAGCTTACAGTGAGCATCGGCATTGCTTTTACGGATCAGGCAGATGTGACCTTCGAGGACCTGTACCGCGAGGCGGACGAGGCCCTCTATCTGTCCAAGGCCACCGGCAAGAACCGGGTAACCTTGGGCCGTGAGCCTAGGGTGCGTCAGGCGGCTAAGGGGTAGGCGTCAGCTTCAGGACCGCGCTGCTGCGGTCATAGTGGATCGTTACGCCCAGCTCGGAGCATAACGCATCCAGCGGGATCATGACTTTCCCGTTCCGCAGCTTGGGCGGAGTTCCGGTAAGGAGAACCTTCTTCCCATTCACGGTCAGGATCATCGGCGGCTCGAATTGCTTGAGCTGCTGGATGGACAGCTCTGGCGTGAGTGTCCGGTTCCCTTCATTGATCCGTGGAGCATTCAGCGTGGTTCTGGAGCCCAGGCCCAGCCCGATATTGAATTTCAGATGGATGCCGAGTGAATCGCAGATTTCCAGCAGCTTTTCGTTATAAGAGCCGTAAGGGAAGGCGATAGCCGAATCCGTATTGTCCAATTCTTCTTTCAGCCTGCGCTCTGCATGAGCGAGGTCCCCGGTTACTCTTCTGTAGTATTCTTCATTCAGTTCATTCCGGTTCTCGTCATGAATGTACAGCAAGGAGCTCGCCGCCGGGCGGGTGCCGCCCTCTGCATCAACAACTGCATAATAATGTAAATTATACGTATGATTATAAAAGCCCATTCCGGCGCGCTTCATCTCCCGCATCTGCTCCCAGGTCAGCTTGGGCACCTGACGCTTATTAGTGTTGTCTACATCGGAGACAATGATGAAGTTCACTGCGGTGTAGCCGTACTTTTGCAGAATGGGAAACGCCAGCTTATAAAAACTCTCATAGCCGTCATCGAACGTCAATAGAACCGCATTATCGGGAACCGGCGCACGGTCCAGCATGAATTCCCGGTACTGCTTCATCGTAATGACATGGAAGCCCTCCTGCTTCAAGAGCTGCATTTGCTCATCAAACTGTACGGCGGGTAATACGCCGGGATAGAGCGTTAACGGGGTTTCCGTCAGATGGTGATACATGAGTACCGCCACATGATCCTTGTAGTACACACCCTTGGGGAGCGGAGCCTCCTTCTCCCAGCCGATACGCGCATGCAGAATCCGTTCAGCGAGGTCTTTATCCACCATCAGCTTATGGTCCGCTGTCAGTGCATAGGCATCTGTCTTGAATTCGACTCCATCAAGGCCGGTAATGCTAAGCTTGGTCATTGCTTTATGTCTAAAAGGCACAGGCAGGAAGACCACCACCAGCAGCAGCAGGATGAGGATATAACGTGTTTGCGGTTTGTGCAGGTTCAGTTTCAATGTCCGATTCTCCCCATCTCCCGAATATACAACAATAATAAACCTATAACGTCTGCCAAGACAAAAATGTGACAGGATCTTAACTAAGTGATGTGGTTTTTGTTAGGTCTGTGGTGGTAATTAGAAATATAGTAATATCAATATAATAACAATTTGCCGATTAGCAGATACTGGGGGACGGCTATGGAGGATTTCAGAGATCGGATGAGGGCTGTGCAGCAGCAGCAGGACGGGCTTTTGAAGGAATACCAGTCTTTGATTGAAGAATACGAGAGCAGTGATCTGGTCCGCGAGAACGAAGTGTTAAGAAGGGAAAATGGGGCAAACAGGCTGAGCCTGGCGGAGCTGAAGGCTCAGGCCGCGAGGCTTGAGCGCGACAACTCGGAGCTGCGGACTGCACTGGCGGAGCAGATTCTGGATGAGAAGCTGGGGATTCTCCGGGTATCGCGGCAGAAGCTGCAGACTTATTTTGCCTCACGGGATCATGCGTATCTCGACCGGCTGACATCCTTCGAGCAGGACGCCAAGCGGCGTATAGAGGAGATGTACAGTATCGGGGCACGCGAGCTGGGCCAGGAGAAGACCCAGATCACTTATATATTGGATGAGGTGCAGGCGAAGCTGAATGAGAGTATCCTGCTGCGCAGGCAATGGCAGCGGGAAGCAGCGCGTTCGCTCAGAGGGACGATGGACAGCGGGCTGGATGATTTGGCTGCTGAAGGGGTTGACGAGGAGACCCTGCTGCGCCGCCGCAAGCAGAACCGGATCGAAATGAAGATCGGCCTGAACTGGATCAACCGCCTGGGAATTCTGCTGCTGATCCTGGCAGTGGGCGCCGGGTTCAGATACACCTACTCCACCTGGTTCAATGATTATATGAAGGGCAGTGCCTTCTTCCTGCTGGGGGCAGTCATGCTGGCGGGCGGGGAGTGGCTGTTCCGCAAGGGGCGGGGAGCCTTCGCTCTGGGGCTGATTGGCGGCGGGGTGTCGGTGCTGTACGGCTCGATATTTTACAGTTATTTTCTGCTGGAGATTATCGGGTTATGGGCCGGGATCGGCCTGTCGGTGCTGGTCACGCTGTCCGCTGTGCTGCTGTCGCTGCGCTATGAGTCACGGACGATCTGTTCTATGGGGCTTGTAGGGGGTTATCTGCCGCTTTTCTCTTATATTGGAGCCTTCGGGCTGGAGGGCAGTGCAGTGTATGCGGCAATGGGGTATCTGTTTGTACTGAACCTGCTGATTCTGCTGATCTCTCTGCGCAAGCGCTGGGTGGTTGTCAATTACATCAGCTTCCTGTTCAACACGCCGTCTATCCTGCTGCTGATTTATCTGGCGGATAGCTATGCTGCAGGCATTCTCTGCGCTGTGCTGACTTTCGCCATGTATCTGGGGATTACACTCTGGTATCCGTTCAAGTTCAAGACGAAGCTTAACTGGCTGGACTTCGGCCTGCTGGGCTGTAACACGCTCGTTAGCTGCATGACACTGTATCTTCTGTTCCTGAATGCCGGGCTGGATGAATTCAAAGGCGCGCTGGCGCTGGCCTTCTGCCTCATGTATCTGGGGCTTGGTGCGCTGCTGGAGAAGCAGATGCCGCAGGAACGCGAGAGCCGTCTGCTGTTCTATGTCACCTCACTGACCTTCGCCATCCTGATGATTCCGTTCCAGCTGGGAGCGGCCTGGTGGTCGATCGGCTGGCTGGTGGAAGGTGTGGCGCTTACGGTCTACGGACATCTGTACCGCTTCAAAATGGTAGAACGCGCAGGCTGGGGCATCCTTTCCCTCTGTCTGCTGACCTTCTTCGGATTCGACGTTCTCCTGCAGCTCTCGGATTATAATGCGGTAATCTACTATACGAACTCCTATTTCGATCTGAAATATACATTCATTACGGCGGGAATGGCGATTGTAGCCTTATTGTATGCCATCCGTTATTCGAATCAGGAGACGCTGCTTCGCAGTACGCCTGCGGAGGTGCAGGCTACCGTATGGTTCAAATATGCAGCTATTATCAATTTCTACGGGTATGTGGTGTATGAAGCATTGCGCCTGTATGACTGGATGGTGCCGGAGGATATAGCGCACAATGCCTTTTACAAGCTGCTGCTGGCGGGTCTGCTTACCTCTGGACTCGCTTATGCGCTGCCGAAGGTGAACGTTCTGTATGACAAGGTGGTCGGCATCATGGTTCTGGTGCTGCACGGGATTGCCTATGCGGTCTGTATCGGCATCACGCTGGGTCTGCCCAGTCTTCCGGAAGGGTGGTCCGGCAGCACTGCTGCCGATGTAGTGGCGCTGGGTGTGCTTATTCTGTTCAATGTGTTCGTATGGTTCAGCAGTGCAAGGCTGCTGCGGACAACGCTGCTGCACGATTATAAGAATATAGAGCTGTATCCTGTAGCTATGGGCATCTATCTGCTGGTGATGGTTACGGCGTTCCTGGGGGTGCAGATGCAGGTGCGTGACGGAGGGCTGGCCTTCAGTCTGCTCTATCTGCTGCTGGCCGTGCTGTTCATTATGTACGGCTTCTGGAAAAGATATCTGTATATCCGCCGCTTCGGACTGGCGCTGTCCCTGCTGGCAACCGGCAAGCTGCTGCTCTATGACCTGACTCTGCTGAACACCGGCAGCAAGATCATCGCGTACTTCAGCTTCGGACTCTGCCTGCTGGGGATATCCTACCTCTATCAGCGGATAACGGTCAGAATGGAGGAAGCTTATGCGCTTGCTGAGCAAGACAGGCCGGAGAGCTAGGGCGGCTGTGCTGCTCGCTGTATTGGGCGGACTCGTGCTGGGTTCCGGCACCTTCCCGGCGCACAGTGCGGCAGCGGCATCCGGCGGAGCGGAGAAGACGGACGGCGGGCAATGGAAGTTCTCGCGTGAAATCTCCCTGCCGGAGGCGGCTCCGTACTATGGATTGTATCTGGATGAAGCGGTGTACCGCTCGGCGGCAGAGGACTTGCGTGATCTGCGTATACAGGACAGCACTGGCGCTAAGGTTCCCTATTATATGGAGAGCGGAGCGGAGACGGTGGAGGAGCATAGCGCGGTCTATGCCTCAGAATTGATTCACAAGGCAGTGAAAGGAACGGATACCCTGCTGGATTATCAGATTAAGCCGCTTGCCGAGCATGTCGATATTCAGGGGAACCGCCTGGTGTTCGAATTGCCCGCAGAATCCTTCCTGAAGCATGTGGAGGTGTGGGGCGGTTATGACGGGCAGGCCTGGGAGCAGCTCGGCACAGGGGATCTGTATGCCACGAACGGGTTAAGTGCGGACAGCATTACGCTGGAGAGCAGCTACAAGTTCGGCTATTACCGTCTTGTAGTGAAGAACAACCCGGAAGGGCTGGAATTCCCCGGCCTGACCCTGGTAGACAGCAGCAGGGAGTGGAGTACAGCTGCATTCATGCGGCAGAAGACGCCGCAGACAGAGATTAAGCAGGTGGAGAACCGTACCGAGATCATGATAAGCAACACGGACCGGCTGAAGATTGGGAAGGTGATGCTCGGCAGCACCGGGAATTTCCTGCGGCGCTATGCACTGTATGACAGCGCCGGGAGCAAGCTCCCGGTCACCGGAAGCGGGGAGCTGTACCGGCTGGACTTCAAGGATACCCGGATCTCCCGGACGGAGATTCAGCCGGTGGTGCCGGCCTCTTCTGATTCCCTGCGCGTGATCATCTACAATCTGGACGATGCCCCCATCTCCATCACGGACCTTAAGATCGAATATCTGGTAGACCGGCTTGTATTCGCGGGCGGGGAGAAGACGCCGTATTCCCTGCTCTATGGCAACACGCTGGCAACTGCTCCGCAGTATGATATTATTAATTTCAAAGACCGGATCAGCAGAGAAAAGCTTGCGCCGGCCGCGCTGGGTGCAGAGACCCGGGTACCGGTAACGGCAGCAGATCCGCCCGGCACAAGCTGGTGGCTTCAGGGCCGCTGGGGCTTCAATGCCATTATTATTGCAGTCTCGCTGCTGCTTATTCTCATCGTTGCCCGCAAGCTGGGTCAGGCGAAATAGGAGATTTGGCACGAACCCGCAGAAAGAAGGATTACCGCATGACCCTGATTATTATTGCTTCCATCCTGCTTGCCGTTATTGCCGCTGCGTATCTTATCATGACCGTCTATCCGGCGTTCGGGCGGAGGGCCGGGAAGCAGGAGAGAACCCGTAATCTCCGTTCTGCCCAATACAGCAACGGCAAATTTGCTTATCCGCAGACTGCAGACCTGAGCGGTGAGAAGGCCGGAAGCAGCGGATTCTCTATTCTGAGGGACTTCATTAAGGGCAACCCTAACTCCAGACCTGCTGAGCCTCTTCAGCCGCAGCCGCTGTTGCCGTCCTCTATTGGACAGGGACGCGACACCCGGGTTACCTGGTTCGGGCATTCAGCGGTGCTGCTGGAGATGGACGGCCTGACTCTGTTCCTCGACCCTATGCTGGGCCATGCACCGTCACCGTTTCCGTTCATCGGCGGCCGCCGCTACAGCAAGCAGCTTCCGCTGGAGGCTGCCCTTTTGCCGCAGCTGGACGCGGTGCTGCTCTCCCATGATCATTATGATCACTTGGACTATGGAACCATCCGCCAGCTGAAGGATAAGGCAAGGCTGTTCATTGTACCGTTAGGTGTCGGCGCCCATCTGCGCCGCTGGGGTGTGGCCGCAGACAAAATCCGCGAGCAGGACTGGGGCGATTCGCTTTCCTATGAAGGGATAACCTTCACCTGCGCTCCGGCGCGGCATTTCTCGGGGCGGAGTCTGCTGGACCGCAACACCACGCTGTGGTGCTCCTGGATTATTCAAGGGGAGAAGACCAAGGTCTTCTTCAGCGGAGACAGCGGATATGGCCCGCATTTTGCC
The sequence above is a segment of the Paenibacillus sp. FSL R7-0204 genome. Coding sequences within it:
- a CDS encoding DUF2339 domain-containing protein, producing the protein MEDFRDRMRAVQQQQDGLLKEYQSLIEEYESSDLVRENEVLRRENGANRLSLAELKAQAARLERDNSELRTALAEQILDEKLGILRVSRQKLQTYFASRDHAYLDRLTSFEQDAKRRIEEMYSIGARELGQEKTQITYILDEVQAKLNESILLRRQWQREAARSLRGTMDSGLDDLAAEGVDEETLLRRRKQNRIEMKIGLNWINRLGILLLILAVGAGFRYTYSTWFNDYMKGSAFFLLGAVMLAGGEWLFRKGRGAFALGLIGGGVSVLYGSIFYSYFLLEIIGLWAGIGLSVLVTLSAVLLSLRYESRTICSMGLVGGYLPLFSYIGAFGLEGSAVYAAMGYLFVLNLLILLISLRKRWVVVNYISFLFNTPSILLLIYLADSYAAGILCAVLTFAMYLGITLWYPFKFKTKLNWLDFGLLGCNTLVSCMTLYLLFLNAGLDEFKGALALAFCLMYLGLGALLEKQMPQERESRLLFYVTSLTFAILMIPFQLGAAWWSIGWLVEGVALTVYGHLYRFKMVERAGWGILSLCLLTFFGFDVLLQLSDYNAVIYYTNSYFDLKYTFITAGMAIVALLYAIRYSNQETLLRSTPAEVQATVWFKYAAIINFYGYVVYEALRLYDWMVPEDIAHNAFYKLLLAGLLTSGLAYALPKVNVLYDKVVGIMVLVLHGIAYAVCIGITLGLPSLPEGWSGSTAADVVALGVLILFNVFVWFSSARLLRTTLLHDYKNIELYPVAMGIYLLVMVTAFLGVQMQVRDGGLAFSLLYLLLAVLFIMYGFWKRYLYIRRFGLALSLLATGKLLLYDLTLLNTGSKIIAYFSFGLCLLGISYLYQRITVRMEEAYALAEQDRPES
- a CDS encoding DUF3999 family protein; amino-acid sequence: MRLLSKTGRRARAAVLLAVLGGLVLGSGTFPAHSAAAASGGAEKTDGGQWKFSREISLPEAAPYYGLYLDEAVYRSAAEDLRDLRIQDSTGAKVPYYMESGAETVEEHSAVYASELIHKAVKGTDTLLDYQIKPLAEHVDIQGNRLVFELPAESFLKHVEVWGGYDGQAWEQLGTGDLYATNGLSADSITLESSYKFGYYRLVVKNNPEGLEFPGLTLVDSSREWSTAAFMRQKTPQTEIKQVENRTEIMISNTDRLKIGKVMLGSTGNFLRRYALYDSAGSKLPVTGSGELYRLDFKDTRISRTEIQPVVPASSDSLRVIIYNLDDAPISITDLKIEYLVDRLVFAGGEKTPYSLLYGNTLATAPQYDIINFKDRISREKLAPAALGAETRVPVTAADPPGTSWWLQGRWGFNAIIIAVSLLLILIVARKLGQAK
- a CDS encoding MBL fold metallo-hydrolase — protein: MTLIIIASILLAVIAAAYLIMTVYPAFGRRAGKQERTRNLRSAQYSNGKFAYPQTADLSGEKAGSSGFSILRDFIKGNPNSRPAEPLQPQPLLPSSIGQGRDTRVTWFGHSAVLLEMDGLTLFLDPMLGHAPSPFPFIGGRRYSKQLPLEAALLPQLDAVLLSHDHYDHLDYGTIRQLKDKARLFIVPLGVGAHLRRWGVAADKIREQDWGDSLSYEGITFTCAPARHFSGRSLLDRNTTLWCSWIIQGEKTKVFFSGDSGYGPHFAEIGRMHGPFDLTLMECGQYDPRWADIHMLPEQTVEAHIDVQGGLLIPIHWGAFTLSMHDWTDPAERVSAAAALRGVRLATPRIGETVTAGAAGYPVLPWWR